One window of Mediterraneibacter butyricigenes genomic DNA carries:
- a CDS encoding ABC-ATPase domain-containing protein: protein MKSSEELRNLLQRIDHRGYPAYKDTKGCYSFGNYTLSIDHVQGDPFAAPSKVSIRIAQKFHKIPAELFDQPYKRIALQDFLLRGFSRAVDKVSFKAKGSGKSGLLSVSRCSQEILERTACTIQPGSGELKLCMEVGFPANGRTINAKELIKIFFDLLPDVIHQCLFFSRLPQQKLQSVIELAEDQQYIREQLPQMGLTAFIANQSILPRESGISSRPMKNAIPFVSPASMEVALTLPHRGVIKGMGIPQGITLIVGGGYHGKSTLLKALETGVYNHISGDGREYVITENTAMKIRAEDGRSISQTDISFFINDLPNKKDTTSFSTEDASGSTSQAANIMESMESGTHTFLIDEDTSATNFMIRDELMQRVVLREKEPITPFIERVRYLYETCGISTVIVAGSSGSYFQVADHVIQMDQYVPYEITETAKEAAADYPSITLPDAPADKPSFHRVMRPVSMSGDRGRTKMKTLSKDAFSINRDTVDLRYVEQLMDSEQTTALSYCLLYAESHLINGKATLQEVVENLMELLKKKGLFEIMESTYAKSNLAMPRKQEIFACLNRYRKL from the coding sequence ATGAAATCATCAGAAGAACTTCGCAATTTATTACAACGGATCGACCATCGCGGTTATCCGGCTTATAAAGATACAAAAGGATGTTATTCCTTCGGTAATTACACCTTATCCATCGATCATGTACAGGGAGATCCTTTCGCCGCACCTTCCAAAGTCAGCATTCGGATTGCTCAGAAATTCCACAAAATCCCGGCGGAACTTTTTGATCAGCCTTATAAACGGATTGCTTTACAGGACTTTTTGCTCCGCGGATTTTCCCGCGCTGTTGATAAAGTTTCTTTCAAAGCCAAAGGTTCCGGAAAAAGCGGACTCCTTTCTGTCAGCCGCTGTTCCCAGGAGATTCTGGAGCGAACCGCCTGCACGATCCAGCCCGGCTCCGGCGAGTTGAAGCTTTGTATGGAAGTGGGCTTTCCGGCAAACGGACGTACCATCAATGCAAAAGAACTGATCAAAATTTTCTTCGACCTTCTGCCGGACGTGATTCATCAGTGCCTGTTTTTCAGCCGGCTCCCGCAGCAAAAACTGCAGTCTGTCATTGAACTGGCTGAAGATCAGCAGTATATCCGGGAACAGTTGCCCCAGATGGGACTGACTGCCTTTATCGCCAACCAGTCCATTTTGCCCAGAGAAAGCGGAATTTCTTCCAGACCGATGAAAAACGCCATTCCATTTGTCTCCCCGGCTTCTATGGAAGTTGCTCTCACACTTCCTCACCGCGGCGTAATCAAAGGAATGGGAATTCCTCAGGGCATCACTCTGATCGTGGGCGGTGGATACCACGGGAAATCTACCCTGTTAAAAGCACTGGAAACCGGAGTCTATAACCACATTTCCGGGGATGGCCGGGAATATGTAATCACAGAAAATACTGCGATGAAGATCCGCGCCGAGGATGGTCGCAGCATTTCACAGACTGATATTTCATTCTTTATCAACGACCTGCCAAATAAGAAAGACACGACTTCTTTTTCCACAGAAGACGCCAGCGGAAGCACCTCTCAGGCGGCAAATATCATGGAAAGTATGGAATCCGGTACCCACACCTTCCTGATCGATGAGGACACCAGCGCCACCAACTTCATGATCCGGGATGAACTGATGCAGCGTGTGGTTCTTCGGGAAAAAGAACCCATCACCCCTTTTATCGAACGGGTACGCTACCTCTACGAAACCTGTGGAATTTCTACGGTAATCGTTGCCGGAAGTTCCGGTTCCTATTTTCAGGTAGCCGACCATGTCATCCAGATGGATCAGTATGTTCCTTACGAAATTACCGAAACTGCAAAAGAAGCCGCTGCGGATTATCCTTCCATCACACTGCCGGATGCACCGGCCGACAAGCCCTCTTTCCATCGCGTCATGCGTCCTGTTTCCATGTCCGGGGATCGGGGCCGTACCAAAATGAAAACATTGAGCAAAGACGCGTTCTCCATCAACCGCGATACCGTGGATCTTCGTTACGTAGAACAGTTGATGGATTCCGAGCAGACCACAGCTTTGTCTTACTGTCTGCTCTATGCCGAATCCCATCTGATCAATGGGAAAGCCACTCTTCAGGAGGTGGTCGAGAATCTGATGGAGCTTCTGAAGAAAAAAGGACTGTTTGAAATTATGGAAAGCACTTATGCCAAATCCAATCTGGCAATGCCGAGAAAGCAGGAGATCTTTGCCTGCCTGAACCGATATCGGAAATTATAA
- a CDS encoding HAD family hydrolase, translating to MDAIIFDIDGTIWDSTPQAAVAWTQAVKENASVPFELTAKDLQNAFGKQMDILRDQLLAPLPPEERPEVLKACQKAQGEYLPKHPGTLYPDVYDALKELSEKIPLYVVSNCQTGYDTTCIETTGIEDFISGHLCYGETLLPKSGSIRKLMEREGLKDVVYVGDTPSDAQACKDADVPFVWVTYGFGDVKDPDYTIDSLKELPQLFDL from the coding sequence ATGGACGCAATTATTTTTGATATAGACGGAACAATCTGGGATTCTACCCCACAGGCAGCAGTTGCCTGGACGCAGGCTGTAAAGGAAAACGCATCCGTTCCCTTTGAACTGACTGCGAAAGATTTGCAGAATGCATTTGGAAAACAGATGGACATTTTAAGAGATCAGCTTCTGGCCCCGCTGCCACCGGAAGAACGTCCGGAAGTCTTAAAAGCCTGCCAGAAGGCTCAGGGGGAATATCTTCCGAAACATCCCGGAACTCTTTATCCTGATGTTTATGATGCTCTGAAAGAGTTGTCTGAGAAAATTCCACTTTACGTTGTCAGCAACTGCCAGACCGGATACGATACCACCTGTATTGAAACGACCGGAATTGAAGATTTTATCTCCGGTCATCTCTGTTATGGGGAAACCCTTCTTCCGAAATCCGGTTCCATTCGGAAATTAATGGAACGAGAAGGTTTGAAAGATGTGGTCTATGTAGGTGATACGCCTTCTGATGCACAAGCCTGCAAGGATGCTGACGTTCCTTTCGTCTGGGTAACCTACGGATTCGGTGATGTGAAGGATCCTGACTACACTATCGATTCCTTAAAAGAACTTCCACAGCTTTTTGATCTGTAA
- a CDS encoding ATP-grasp domain-containing protein, whose amino-acid sequence MRKKHGWLIYQEEEIVRNQFSIRVMCENAERLEIPLEVKTWQWWKAWKNDSWEASEENADCKVRELPGYVINRSRDTCLAEWFEEKGIRVFNSSSVTRIANDKEQTLEFAESLEIPTLEWKDGESLYASDMSGTEAKTGEKTKEAKDVKDVLQGSVTFPLVAKSCGGHGGTEVFWVENATELSKVKRLLDGKKWMIQRPASELGKDVRVYAIGNRIVQAMLRVSETDFRSNFCLGGQAEPYELGAEEQYMVQKILEELKTDYVGIDFLFDQGKMVLNEIEDAVGARMLYSGTDLDILKNYMEYIKKELIE is encoded by the coding sequence ATGAGAAAGAAGCATGGATGGCTGATTTATCAGGAAGAGGAAATCGTGCGGAATCAATTTTCCATTCGGGTCATGTGTGAAAATGCGGAACGTCTGGAGATCCCTTTGGAGGTAAAAACCTGGCAGTGGTGGAAAGCGTGGAAGAACGATAGTTGGGAAGCGTCAGAGGAAAATGCGGACTGCAAAGTTCGTGAACTTCCGGGGTATGTGATCAACCGGAGTCGGGATACTTGTCTGGCAGAGTGGTTTGAAGAAAAAGGAATTCGAGTGTTCAATTCTTCTTCCGTGACCCGGATTGCAAATGACAAAGAGCAGACGCTGGAGTTCGCGGAATCTCTGGAAATTCCTACATTGGAGTGGAAAGACGGAGAATCTTTGTATGCGTCAGATATGTCAGGAACGGAGGCAAAGACCGGGGAAAAGACGAAAGAAGCAAAAGACGTAAAAGACGTTTTACAGGGAAGTGTTACATTTCCGCTGGTGGCAAAATCCTGTGGTGGTCACGGGGGAACGGAAGTGTTCTGGGTGGAAAATGCGACAGAACTATCAAAGGTAAAACGATTGCTGGACGGGAAAAAATGGATGATCCAGCGACCTGCATCAGAACTGGGAAAAGACGTAAGAGTGTATGCTATAGGAAATCGGATTGTACAGGCGATGCTTCGGGTATCGGAAACGGATTTTCGCAGCAATTTCTGTCTGGGAGGACAGGCGGAGCCTTATGAACTGGGGGCAGAAGAGCAGTATATGGTGCAAAAAATTCTGGAAGAATTAAAAACAGACTATGTGGGAATTGATTTTCTCTTTGATCAGGGGAAAATGGTATTAAATGAGATAGAAGATGCGGTCGGAGCCAGAATGTTGTATTCCGGTACGGATTTGGATATATTAAAGAATTATATGGAATATATAAAGAAAGAACTCATAGAATAA
- a CDS encoding ATP-grasp domain-containing protein, translated as MKQGWLIVNGYITNPKFLEIYRWIEEAGARKGCQIRRFGNNEMMEAVCSGKIREMERPDFVIFWDKDVRLARLMEEEGFRLFNSAQSIAVCDDKSRTYICLKNAGISMPKTWIAPMTFAKDGYYDQTAYFEHAGEDLGYPLVLKESFGSFGAQVHLVQSEQELRTLLPELKNRPFLLQEYIEASKGHDIRINMVGENPVAAMYRYNDTDFRANITNGGSMKPYEPKEAQVELARKVMWTLGLDFAGVDILFGEEEEPILCEVNSNAHFKNIYDCTGINVADAIISYILEQL; from the coding sequence ATGAAACAGGGATGGCTGATTGTAAACGGATATATTACAAATCCGAAATTTCTGGAAATCTATCGTTGGATCGAAGAAGCCGGAGCGCGGAAAGGCTGTCAGATAAGGCGCTTTGGAAATAATGAGATGATGGAAGCTGTTTGCAGCGGAAAGATCCGGGAAATGGAGCGACCGGATTTTGTGATCTTCTGGGACAAAGATGTGCGGCTGGCAAGACTGATGGAAGAAGAAGGATTTCGTCTGTTCAATTCCGCACAGAGTATTGCTGTCTGTGATGATAAATCCCGGACGTATATTTGTCTGAAAAATGCAGGAATTTCTATGCCGAAGACCTGGATCGCACCGATGACATTTGCAAAAGACGGATATTATGACCAGACGGCATATTTTGAACATGCGGGGGAAGATCTGGGTTATCCGTTGGTGTTAAAAGAAAGTTTTGGTTCCTTTGGGGCGCAGGTGCACCTGGTGCAAAGTGAACAGGAACTGAGAACGTTATTGCCGGAGCTGAAGAATCGACCGTTTTTGCTTCAGGAATATATCGAAGCATCGAAAGGACATGACATCCGCATCAATATGGTGGGAGAAAATCCGGTGGCTGCCATGTATCGGTATAATGACACAGATTTCCGTGCCAATATCACCAATGGAGGAAGCATGAAACCTTATGAACCGAAGGAAGCCCAGGTAGAACTGGCAAGAAAAGTCATGTGGACTCTGGGTTTGGATTTCGCGGGAGTAGACATTTTGTTTGGAGAAGAGGAAGAGCCGATCCTCTGTGAAGTGAATTCCAATGCTCATTTTAAAAATATTTATGACTGTACCGGCATCAATGTGGCAGATGCAATTATTTCTTACATTTTGGAGCAACTGTAA
- a CDS encoding YbaK/EbsC family protein: MAIEEAKKYLAEKGYEDRVMELDHSSATVAEAAEALGCEEKQIAKTLSFLVKDTPILIVAAGDAKVDNKKYKSYFGVKAKMIPGAEVEEIIGHAPGGVCPFAIRPKVEVYLDESLKRFEIVYPAAGSANSAVRLNITELEICAESKAWIDVCKGWNSEEAE, encoded by the coding sequence ATGGCAATAGAAGAAGCAAAAAAATATCTGGCTGAAAAGGGATATGAAGACAGAGTGATGGAACTGGATCATTCCAGTGCCACCGTTGCAGAGGCAGCAGAAGCATTGGGATGTGAGGAAAAGCAGATTGCAAAAACCTTATCCTTTCTGGTGAAGGACACACCGATTCTGATCGTGGCAGCCGGAGATGCGAAAGTAGATAATAAGAAATATAAGAGTTATTTTGGTGTGAAAGCAAAGATGATACCGGGAGCAGAGGTAGAGGAGATCATCGGGCATGCGCCGGGCGGAGTCTGCCCGTTTGCCATCAGGCCGAAGGTGGAAGTTTATCTGGATGAGTCGCTGAAACGGTTTGAAATCGTTTATCCGGCAGCAGGAAGTGCGAACAGTGCGGTTCGTTTGAATATTACGGAGTTGGAGATTTGTGCAGAGTCAAAAGCCTGGATCGACGTGTGCAAAGGTTGGAACAGCGAGGAAGCAGAGTAA
- a CDS encoding xylulokinase encodes MATEAAKNSILNKKTALGIEFGSTRIKAVLVDENHIPIASGDHEWENRLEDGIWTYSLEDIWSGLQDSYSNLVKDVKEKYDVELTEVGAIGFSAMMHGYMAFNEAGDLLVPFRTWRNSMTGQAAKELIELFQYNIPERWSIAHLYQAILNEEPHVKEITFFTTLAGYIHWKMTGEKVLGIGDASGMFPIDMATKDYDAKMIAQFDALIEEKHFPWKLEEILPKALPAGAPAGVLTEEGAALLDVSGKLKAGIPICPPEGDAGTGMVATNSVARRTGNVSAGTSIFGMTVLEKPLENFYPEIDMVTTPSGDLVAMVHANNCTSDLNAWVNIFKEFSESFGMKVDMNDLYGTLYRKALEGDPDCGGLLSYGFFSGEFIMGMEEGRPLFVRKPDSKFNLANFMRTHLYTSMGALKVGMDILTKKEHVEIDKLLGHGGLFKTKGVGQRFMAAAMNTPISVMETAGEGGPWGMALLASYMINKEADETLDHYLAEKVFHGDEGTSMDPDPADVEGFEVFIERFKNGISMEKAAVKDLLS; translated from the coding sequence ATGGCAACAGAAGCTGCAAAGAACAGCATTTTAAACAAAAAGACAGCGCTTGGTATTGAATTTGGTTCTACCAGAATCAAGGCAGTACTGGTGGATGAGAATCATATTCCGATCGCATCCGGTGATCATGAATGGGAGAACCGTCTGGAGGATGGAATCTGGACCTATTCTCTGGAGGATATCTGGAGTGGATTACAGGACAGCTATTCCAATCTGGTAAAAGATGTAAAAGAAAAATATGACGTAGAGCTGACAGAAGTCGGAGCCATCGGTTTCAGTGCGATGATGCACGGATACATGGCATTTAACGAAGCGGGAGATCTTCTGGTTCCGTTCAGAACCTGGAGAAACAGTATGACCGGACAGGCAGCCAAAGAGCTGATCGAGCTGTTCCAGTACAATATTCCGGAGCGTTGGAGTATTGCACATCTGTATCAGGCAATCTTAAATGAAGAGCCGCATGTAAAAGAGATTACATTCTTTACGACACTGGCAGGTTACATCCACTGGAAGATGACCGGAGAAAAGGTACTGGGAATCGGAGATGCATCCGGTATGTTCCCGATCGACATGGCAACCAAAGATTATGATGCAAAGATGATCGCTCAGTTTGATGCTCTGATCGAGGAAAAACATTTTCCGTGGAAATTAGAAGAGATCCTTCCGAAGGCACTTCCGGCAGGAGCACCGGCAGGCGTTCTGACAGAAGAAGGAGCAGCCCTTCTGGATGTATCCGGCAAGTTAAAAGCAGGAATTCCGATCTGTCCGCCGGAAGGCGATGCAGGAACCGGTATGGTAGCAACCAACAGTGTGGCAAGAAGAACCGGAAATGTATCAGCGGGAACATCCATTTTCGGAATGACGGTGCTGGAGAAACCGTTGGAGAATTTCTATCCGGAGATTGATATGGTAACGACTCCGTCCGGAGATCTGGTGGCAATGGTACATGCCAATAACTGTACGTCTGATCTGAATGCATGGGTCAACATTTTTAAAGAATTTTCCGAGTCCTTCGGAATGAAAGTGGATATGAACGACCTGTACGGAACCCTTTACCGGAAGGCACTGGAAGGAGATCCGGACTGCGGAGGCCTGCTGTCTTACGGATTTTTCTCCGGAGAATTTATCATGGGCATGGAAGAAGGACGCCCGCTGTTTGTTCGGAAACCGGACAGCAAATTTAACCTGGCCAACTTTATGAGAACCCATCTGTATACTTCCATGGGAGCTCTGAAAGTGGGAATGGATATCCTGACCAAGAAAGAGCATGTAGAGATCGACAAGCTGTTGGGACACGGCGGACTCTTTAAGACAAAAGGAGTAGGTCAGAGATTTATGGCAGCCGCAATGAACACTCCGATCTCTGTTATGGAGACGGCCGGAGAAGGCGGACCATGGGGAATGGCTCTGCTTGCATCCTATATGATCAACAAAGAGGCAGATGAGACACTGGATCATTATCTGGCAGAAAAAGTCTTCCACGGAGATGAAGGAACCAGCATGGATCCGGATCCGGCAGACGTAGAAGGATTTGAAGTATTTATTGAGCGCTTTAAAAATGGAATCTCCATGGAAAAAGCAGCCGTGAAAGATTTGCTTTCCTAA
- a CDS encoding endonuclease III domain-containing protein: MTKKQLAKEVIERLKKEYPDAGCTLDYDQAWKLLVSVRLAAQCTDARVNVVVEDLYKKFPDVNALADADVSEIEEIVRPCGLGKSKARDISACMKMIRDEYDGKVPDDFDALLKLPGVGRKSANLIMGDVFGKPAIVTDTHCIRLSNRIGLVDDLKDPKKVEMALWKIVPPEEGSDFCHRLVYHGRDVCTARTKPYCEKCCLEDICKKKGV, from the coding sequence ATGACGAAAAAACAGCTCGCAAAAGAAGTGATCGAACGATTGAAAAAAGAATATCCCGATGCAGGATGTACGCTGGATTATGATCAGGCGTGGAAACTTCTGGTCAGTGTCCGGCTGGCGGCACAGTGTACCGATGCCAGAGTGAATGTAGTGGTGGAAGATTTATATAAGAAGTTTCCGGATGTAAATGCACTGGCAGATGCAGACGTTTCGGAGATTGAGGAGATTGTCAGACCCTGCGGACTTGGAAAAAGCAAAGCCAGGGATATCAGCGCCTGTATGAAAATGATTCGGGATGAATATGATGGAAAAGTTCCGGATGATTTCGATGCATTGTTGAAACTGCCAGGGGTTGGACGAAAAAGCGCCAACCTGATCATGGGAGATGTGTTTGGAAAACCGGCTATCGTAACAGATACCCATTGCATCCGCCTGTCCAACCGAATCGGGTTGGTGGATGATCTGAAAGATCCGAAGAAAGTAGAGATGGCATTGTGGAAAATCGTGCCGCCGGAAGAGGGCAGTGATTTCTGCCATCGTCTGGTATATCACGGTCGAGATGTCTGTACCGCAAGGACAAAGCCTTATTGTGAGAAATGTTGTCTGGAAGACATTTGCAAGAAAAAAGGAGTGTGA
- a CDS encoding autotransporter outer membrane beta-barrel domain-containing protein: protein MKKHPKHLFGLFVSFCLAACFLPMHVSAAPNQTTPIVIDVGGANVDEDAYAITDTGINLKQRDVVYKLTGTTDKKLNFWGSNNSADINQAYYLTLDNVNANGGIQIQNSPVKMVITVPENTVNNLGLVVANDLTIQGSGTLNTTDLSVGQQNTLYMPSALTVTDTTINVTLSSKRYSQMNGTCVLGGNATITYRGGGTYAPLHLGEESRHTHSLLLKDQAKLYCLQDDPDTPAASSVSGLEAFQSATITLTGSSYLEAEGKDSTGKYFGMGVCSGNPIYVQDNATLKTTGYDIALWAGSLNVTGGTVIANSHYGNGICADDISISDATVEASGYYPALYGANSLTISDSKIKATSSSDVAIFSPGDVTISQSVLQTTSADDYDGILSRKTLSIRNSWFETTDSNSYDGALTDSILFNGTKGKVIGSATLPFDFTLSDDMTLDIPEGASFTVPEGITFTNNGTVQVEGSVANQGTLICNIHTGGTATCAKKAVCELCAAEYGELAPDNHTDLQHVEAKAATTTSEGNVEYWYCKDCGKYYSDKEATKEMKQADTVIAKLADKNDKNDKTDKNDKNNKTDKNNNADKDTKTAKNSAKKTNSKTAPKSGDSSSLLFWSFLLLLGGCGSFVTWQKRKMH from the coding sequence ATGAAGAAGCACCCAAAACACTTATTTGGTCTCTTCGTTTCCTTTTGCCTGGCAGCCTGCTTTCTCCCAATGCATGTGTCTGCCGCGCCCAACCAGACGACTCCCATCGTCATTGATGTCGGCGGCGCAAATGTAGATGAAGATGCCTACGCAATTACCGATACCGGTATCAACCTGAAGCAGCGGGACGTTGTCTACAAGCTCACCGGAACAACCGATAAAAAGCTTAATTTCTGGGGAAGCAACAACTCCGCTGATATCAATCAGGCCTATTATCTCACTTTAGACAATGTCAACGCAAATGGTGGAATCCAGATTCAGAACAGTCCGGTCAAGATGGTTATCACCGTTCCGGAAAATACCGTGAACAATCTTGGACTGGTTGTCGCCAATGATCTGACGATCCAGGGCTCCGGTACTCTGAACACCACCGATTTAAGTGTCGGTCAGCAGAACACCCTGTATATGCCAAGTGCACTGACTGTTACTGACACCACGATCAATGTCACTTTAAGTTCCAAACGGTATTCTCAGATGAACGGTACCTGTGTACTCGGCGGAAATGCAACCATAACCTACAGAGGCGGCGGTACATACGCCCCGTTACATCTCGGAGAGGAATCCCGTCACACCCATTCACTCCTGCTGAAAGATCAGGCGAAGCTTTACTGTCTTCAGGATGATCCTGATACCCCTGCTGCCAGTTCAGTAAGCGGGCTGGAAGCATTCCAGAGTGCCACCATCACTCTGACCGGTTCCAGCTATCTGGAGGCAGAAGGAAAAGATTCCACCGGAAAATATTTCGGAATGGGTGTTTGTTCCGGCAATCCGATTTACGTCCAGGACAATGCCACACTCAAAACGACTGGTTATGACATTGCGCTCTGGGCCGGATCGTTAAATGTAACCGGAGGTACAGTCATCGCCAACAGCCATTACGGCAATGGAATCTGCGCAGACGATATCTCCATCTCCGACGCGACAGTAGAAGCATCCGGATACTATCCGGCTCTTTATGGCGCTAACAGTCTTACAATCTCTGACAGCAAGATCAAGGCAACTTCCAGCTCTGATGTTGCCATTTTCAGCCCCGGTGATGTAACCATCTCCCAGAGTGTTCTTCAGACAACTTCTGCAGACGACTATGACGGTATTCTGTCCAGGAAAACGCTGTCTATCCGAAACTCCTGGTTTGAGACAACTGACAGCAACTCCTATGACGGTGCCCTTACAGACTCTATTTTATTCAACGGAACAAAAGGTAAAGTCATCGGTTCTGCAACCCTTCCATTCGATTTCACTCTGTCTGACGATATGACATTGGATATCCCGGAAGGAGCCTCTTTCACCGTTCCGGAAGGAATCACCTTCACGAACAACGGTACCGTTCAGGTCGAAGGATCTGTTGCCAATCAGGGAACGCTCATCTGCAACATCCACACCGGCGGAACTGCAACCTGTGCGAAAAAAGCTGTATGCGAACTCTGCGCAGCGGAATACGGAGAACTTGCGCCGGATAATCACACAGATCTGCAGCATGTGGAAGCCAAAGCTGCCACTACCACTTCTGAGGGTAATGTAGAATACTGGTACTGCAAAGATTGTGGAAAATATTATTCAGATAAAGAAGCCACCAAAGAAATGAAACAGGCCGATACCGTCATTGCCAAACTTGCCGATAAAAATGACAAGAACGACAAGACAGATAAAAATGATAAGAATAACAAGACGGACAAGAATAATAACGCTGACAAAGATACGAAAACCGCCAAAAACTCTGCGAAGAAGACCAACTCCAAAACCGCACCGAAATCCGGTGACAGCAGTTCTCTGCTTTTCTGGAGTTTCCTGCTTCTCCTTGGCGGATGCGGAAGTTTCGTAACCTGGCAGAAACGTAAAATGCACTAA
- a CDS encoding PadR family transcriptional regulator, with protein MAIEKSLLSGSTAMLLLKLLSEKDMYGYEMIDTLRQRSENVFELKAGTLYPLLHNLESKQFLVSYEKESSGKIRKYYQITSTGKKALKEKQNEWNTYSQAVLHVLNAC; from the coding sequence ATGGCTATCGAAAAAAGTCTGTTATCCGGAAGCACTGCCATGCTTCTCTTAAAATTGCTTTCCGAAAAAGATATGTATGGATATGAAATGATCGATACACTCCGCCAACGTTCGGAAAATGTCTTTGAATTAAAGGCCGGGACTCTTTATCCCCTGCTTCATAATCTGGAAAGCAAGCAGTTTCTGGTCAGTTATGAAAAAGAATCCAGCGGTAAGATCCGCAAATATTATCAGATCACTTCCACCGGCAAGAAAGCACTGAAAGAAAAGCAGAACGAATGGAACACCTATTCTCAGGCCGTTCTCCATGTTTTAAATGCCTGTTAG
- a CDS encoding permease prefix domain 1-containing protein has protein sequence MNTEEYLTTLTQQIRCKAARDSVSEEIRQHIEDQIEAYLSCGTSPEEAEKLAIADMGDPIETGAALDQIHRPKMAWPLLLGLVVFSLIGLLVQQYLSVRFPENFSPLIPSRIAGSLLFLLFAMGICFLDYTRIAARARFLYLGLCLILLLLPHTSLTLMFNGARTYLALGGFVMNLVLLAVLFAPLYGSIVYRYHNQSYQGILKCVLWMVPAVFVILRMPSSMYAFLFLCTCFATLIFAVMQNWFQVKKSRAFLLLGTLFSLLPLSVVFLYFTVFASYQKERLLFYLSPYPGNVFSYRLQMIHQLLSGKTSALTAAASGGEPALTFQSYHLTYLCASMGVFALILLICGLCCLILNCFRITLKQQNRLGQLVGFSSAFILALQILLYLAVNLGLGNVSLIFESIYCPFFSPGYSGALSSGILFGILLSICRFQNITREPHFNAS, from the coding sequence ATGAACACAGAAGAATATCTTACAACTTTGACGCAGCAGATCCGCTGCAAAGCCGCCCGCGATTCTGTCTCTGAGGAAATCCGTCAGCATATTGAAGATCAGATCGAAGCCTATCTTTCCTGTGGTACTTCCCCGGAAGAAGCGGAGAAACTGGCCATTGCAGACATGGGGGATCCGATTGAAACCGGAGCCGCCCTGGATCAGATCCACCGTCCCAAAATGGCCTGGCCCCTTTTGCTCGGTCTTGTTGTATTCAGCCTGATCGGTCTGTTGGTCCAGCAGTATCTTTCTGTCCGCTTTCCGGAAAACTTCAGTCCTCTGATTCCTTCAAGAATCGCAGGCTCCCTGCTGTTTCTCCTCTTTGCTATGGGCATCTGTTTTCTGGACTATACACGGATCGCAGCCAGAGCCCGCTTTCTTTATCTTGGACTTTGTCTGATTTTATTGCTGCTTCCACACACCTCGCTGACCCTCATGTTCAACGGAGCGCGAACCTATCTGGCTCTGGGTGGATTTGTCATGAATCTGGTACTTCTTGCCGTATTATTTGCCCCGTTATACGGCTCGATCGTGTACCGTTATCACAACCAGTCCTATCAGGGCATCCTGAAATGCGTCCTATGGATGGTTCCTGCAGTTTTCGTCATCCTGCGCATGCCTTCCAGCATGTACGCGTTCCTGTTTTTATGCACTTGCTTTGCCACCTTGATCTTTGCCGTGATGCAGAACTGGTTTCAGGTGAAAAAAAGCAGAGCTTTCCTGCTCCTTGGCACACTGTTTTCTCTGCTGCCGCTGTCCGTTGTCTTTCTGTATTTCACCGTTTTTGCTTCCTATCAGAAAGAACGGCTCCTGTTTTATCTGTCGCCTTATCCGGGAAATGTATTCTCCTACCGGCTTCAGATGATCCATCAGCTCCTCAGCGGCAAGACTTCCGCCCTGACAGCAGCCGCATCCGGTGGAGAACCGGCTCTGACCTTCCAGAGTTACCATCTGACTTATTTATGCGCCAGCATGGGCGTATTTGCGCTGATTCTTCTGATCTGCGGACTGTGCTGCCTGATCCTGAACTGTTTTAGGATCACTCTGAAACAACAGAACCGCCTAGGACAACTGGTTGGATTCTCATCCGCCTTTATTCTGGCACTCCAGATTCTGTTATACCTGGCTGTCAACCTGGGCCTTGGAAATGTATCCTTAATCTTTGAATCCATTTACTGTCCGTTTTTCAGTCCCGGCTACTCCGGTGCACTGTCTTCCGGAATTCTGTTCGGGATCCTGCTTAGTATCTGTCGATTCCAGAATATTACGAGAGAACCTCATTTCAACGCCTCCTGA